A window from Triticum aestivum cultivar Chinese Spring chromosome 6D, IWGSC CS RefSeq v2.1, whole genome shotgun sequence encodes these proteins:
- the LOC123142684 gene encoding 3-ketoacyl-CoA synthase 5, with protein MSTFLEHIRLFPNSNKNIVHFMKRMLERLGLGNETYYPPSAWYIPPGYCLSKTRDEAEMVIFTIIDELLVKTRLNPDVIDILIVNCSLFNPTPSLADMIMRKFKLRGDIRIAQLFGMGCSTGIISVDLARNILQTMPYGAHALVMSTKILTGRYYMGRKHDDPQMLVTNALFRTSGAVVLLSTSRTKARFQLLHITRKSTGAKDNAYRCVFQQEDDEGYLGIHLSKALLDIAGKALKDNLTITGPLVLPNSELLSFLFSSITRKLFNTRTELYIPDFSKAFKHFCIHAGGRVVIDGVQRSLSLSYKHVEPSRMTLYRYGNTSSSSLWYDLAYTEAKGQMRKGDRVLMVGFGSGYKCNSAIWKCIQSIQNVDRAWADCIHRYLVDVFK; from the exons ATGTCCACCTTCCTCGAACACATCCGATTATTTCCCAACTCTAATAAAAACATTGTCCACTTCATGAAACGAATGCTTGAGAGATTAGGTCTCGGTAATGAGACTTACTATCCCCCTAGCGCATGGTATATTCCTCCAGGCTACTGTCTAAGCAAAACTCGTGATGAGGCAGAAATGGTCATATTCACTATTATTGATGAATTATTAGTGAAGACACGCCTCAACCCAGATGTGATAGACATACTCATCGTCAACTGCAGCCTCTTCAACCCAACTCCATCCCTTGCTGACATGATCATGAGAAAATTCAAGCTTCGAGGTGACATCCGGATTGCACAGCTCTTTGGGATGGGGTGCAGCACAGGGATAATTAGCGTGGATCTTGCCAGAAACATCTTGCAAACGATGCCTTATGGTGCACATGCACTCGTGATGTCCACGAAGATCCTAACTGGACGGTACTACATGGGGAGgaagcatgatgacccacaa ATGCTGGTGACCAATGCATTATTCCGCACTAGCGGTGCTGTCGTGCTCCTTTCAACCTCGAGAACAAAAGCTCGCTTTCAGCTCTTGCACATCACTCGGAAGTCTACTGGCGCCAAAGACAATGCCTACCGTTGCGTATTCCAACAAGAAGATGATGAGGGTTATCTAGGGATTCATCTATCAAAAGCCCTTTTGGATATTGCTGGTAAGGCTCTCAAGGACAATCTCACCATAACTGGACCACTTGTTCTCCCGAACTCAGAACTATTGTCATTTTTATTCTCCTCCATCACACGGAAGTTATTCAACACAAGGACCGAGTTGTATATCCCTGACTTCAGCAAAGCCTTCAAGCATTTTTGCATCCATGCTGGTGGACGAGTAGTGATCGATGGAGTTCAAAGAAGCCTCAGCCTATCATATAAGCATGTTGAGCCATCAAGGATGACACTGTATCGGTATGGGAATACATCAAGTAGCTCCTTGTGGTATGATCTAGCGTATACTGAAGCTAAAGGCCAAATGAGGAAGGGAGACCGAGTTTTAATGGTTGGGTTTGGATCTGGTTACAAGTGCAATAGTGCCATCTGGAAGTGCATCCAGTCGATCCAAAATGTTGATAGAGCATGGGCAGATTGCATCCATCGCTACCTGGTAGATGTCTTCAAATAG